TCATCGACCTGCTCACCGTGCTCTCGGACGGATGCGTCCGGCTCGACCCCGCCGACGCGGCCGGGATTCTCCTCGCCGACGAGGACAGCAATCTGCGAGTCATGGCCGCCTCCAGCGAGCGAGCCCGTCTACTCGAGCTGTTCCAGTTACAGAACCACGAGGGACCCTGCCTGGAGGCGTATTCGACCGGCCAACCCGTGACGCACACCGACCTCGCCAACTCGGTGGACCGATGGCCGCACTTCGGCCCCGAGGCTGTGTCCGCCGGGTTCGGCTCGGTTCATGCGATCCCCCTGCGGCTCCGGACCATCGTCATCGGGGCGCTCAATCTGTTCGCTGCCGAAGCCAGACCGCTGGACGAACCGAATGCACACCTTGCGCGCGCCCTGGCCGATGTCGCCAGCATCGCCATCCTCCAGGACCAAGCCGCTCGAGAGGCGGTGCTGCGGGCCGGCCAACTCCAGTACGCCCTCGACAGCAGGGTGGCCATCGAACAGGCCAAGGGGATGGTGGCCGAACGGACCAAGACCGACATGGACGAGGCGTTCCGGATCCTTCGCAAGTACGCCCGCGACTCTCGCCGCCACCTCAGCGCGGTCGCGACGGATATCGCCGCAGGAACCGTGCCGCTCGACGAGGTCATATCAGCGACCGTGCTGTCGGAATCCGACCACAAGAACGGTTAGGCACGACCACGGAGTTGCCCGCGCTCATAGATGAGCGCACTGCGAACTGACCGAACCGTCGTCAGTGTCTAACCATCGGGGCTTTTGGCCCTAACGCCCCGCTGAGCCTCTCCGTACCTTCCCCCAGTAACCACAGATGGAGGGGGCCGTGTCTCGAGAGTCCACCGCGTCCGATCGGAACTTGTTTCTCGCCGGCATCGGCGTGCTGGTGATCGTTGCGCTGATCATGTCGATCCTCGCGCTGGGGAAGGCCCTGGCGGGCCCCGGGACGGCGTCGTCACCAGCCGCGTCTTCCACGACGGCGCCGCCGACCACCCCCGCGGCGACGCCGGCTGAGGTGAGCATCACCCTCTCTGAGTTTTCGATCACCCCCGGGGAGATCGTGATCGCCGCCGGCGGGTCCCTCGTCGTCGAGAACGAAGGGTCGATCGAGCACGATCTGCGGATCGAGGGGACCGATCTGATCACTCCCCTGATCGCCGTGGGTGGCTCGGAGCGCCTCGACCTCACCGGCCTCGAGCCGGGGACCTACCGGGTCCTGTGCACGGTGGCCGGTCACGAGCCGGCGGGGATGAGCGCCACCCTCGTGGTGGGTGGTGCCACCGGCGAACCGGGCGGACACGAGGGCCATGGCTCTACCGAGATCACCTGGGAGCAGATGGAGGAGAACATGCGAGCCTCGGTGGCCGCCTTTCCGGCCGAGACCGAAGGCGTCGGCGCCCTGCCCATGGAGCCGACGATCCTCCCCGACGGAACCAAGGAGTTCGTCCTGGTCGTCGATGAACTGCAGTGGGAGG
This genomic window from Acidimicrobiia bacterium contains:
- a CDS encoding GAF and ANTAR domain-containing protein; the encoded protein is MKREQLVVDVFVQLADSLVDDFDIIDLLTVLSDGCVRLDPADAAGILLADEDSNLRVMAASSERARLLELFQLQNHEGPCLEAYSTGQPVTHTDLANSVDRWPHFGPEAVSAGFGSVHAIPLRLRTIVIGALNLFAAEARPLDEPNAHLARALADVASIAILQDQAAREAVLRAGQLQYALDSRVAIEQAKGMVAERTKTDMDEAFRILRKYARDSRRHLSAVATDIAAGTVPLDEVISATVLSESDHKNG